Part of the Anomaloglossus baeobatrachus isolate aAnoBae1 chromosome 1, aAnoBae1.hap1, whole genome shotgun sequence genome, TTAGCATGTATCAGCTCTCCTCTGTCCACGGTTTGGGAACATGTATCAGCTCTCAGAttcccactgtccacggtttgggcagcatgtatcagctttaCTCTGTCCACGGTTTGGGAACATGTATCAGCTCTCAGGTTCCCTCAGTCCACAGTTTGGGTAGCATGTATCAGCTCTCAGAttcccactgtccacggtttgggcagcatgtatcagctctcAGGTTCCCTCTGTCCacagtttgggcagcatgtatcagctctcAGAttcccactgtccacggtttgggcagcatgtatcagctttcCTCTGTCCACGGTTTGGGAACATGTATCAGCTCTCAGGTTCCCTCATTCCacagtttgggcagcatgtatcagctttcCTCTGTCCATGGTTTGGGAACATGTATCAGCTCTCAGGTTCCCTCATTCCacagtttgggcagcatgtatcagctctcAGGTTCCCTCAGTCCacagtttgggcagcatgtatcagctctcAGGTTCCCTCAGTCCacagtttgggcagcatgtatcagctctcAGGTTTTCTTAGTCCacggtttgggcagcatgtatcagctctcctctgtcctcagtttgGGCAGCATTTTTCAGCTCTCAGGTTCCCTCAGTCCacagtttgggcagcatgtatcagctctcAGGTTCTCTCAGGCCacagtttgggcagcatgtatcagctctcctctgtcctcagtttgGGCAGCATTTTTCAGCTCTCAGGTTCCCTCAGTCCACAGTTTTGGTAGCATGTATGAGATCTCAGGTTCCCTCAGTCCacagtttgggcagcatgtatcagctctcCTCTGTCCTCGGTTTGTGCAGCATTTTTCAGCTCTCAGGTTCCCCCTCAGTGTTCCAAAATGGACCATATAACATTTTTCTTAGGCCTAGAAGGAGCTGGGCTTCGGCTGAGTTCACAtatcctgtaatcatctgttagagcggatcctgcagaaatccgttggggaaaaaaaaacaaacagatccggcaaaccttaacattggagtctatggagaatggatccgttaacggattgctatttgtcTTCCATTTGcaacggatcctgtaagaaaacaACGGATCCGTGACAAATACAAGTAAAACGGATGacaaaatagcaatctgttaacagatccgttctccataggctcccatgttaaaaaaaaacaaacaaattcggcAGATATCAGTAATGGACAAAaatttgtgtttgcagaacttttttcccaagggatctctgcaggatccgttcttaaggctgctttacacgcaacgacattgctaatgtgatctcgttggggtcacggaattcgtgacgcacatccagcctcgttagcgacgttgttgcgtgtgaaacacacgaacgtcCGTTaaagatcaaaattactcacctaatcgttgacgcgtcgttcctttcccgattattgttgctcttgcaggacgctggttgtttgtcgttcctgcggcagcacacattgctacgtgtgacaccgcaggaacatcaccgtacctgcggccaccggcaatgaggaaggaaggaggtgggcgggatgttcgtcccgctcatctccgcccctccgcttctattgggcggccacttagtgacgccgcacgaaccgcccccttagaaaagaggcggtttgccggccacagtgacgtcgctaggcaggtaagtatgtgtgacgggtgtaagtgatgtgaaccatgggcagcgatttgcccgtgacgcacaaccgacgggggcgggtacgctcgctagcgatatcgctgcgtgtaaagtgccctttagtcgatCAAGAATTGTGTATTTTAGAGACACTATGACTAAAATATTGATACATCAGTGGTGGTCCAACACCCAGCAATTAACTGATATCTGGTCATAAGGCGGACAGAAGTACACAGCGTACAGCTTTGAtagacttatgcgggctttacacgagacgatatatcgtgcgatatgtcgtcgggggtcacggttttcgtgacgcacatccggcatagcgcacaacgtcgtctcatgtgacacctccgagcgatgcagtatcactcacaaatcgtgtacttgccgttaactttcataatatcgtttattttcatgagtgcaggttgttcatcgtttccgtgacatcacacgttgctctgtgtgacaccacgagaatgatgaacacagcgtacctgcgtcccacggcacccgccagcttaatggaaggaaggaggtgagcaggatgtttacatcccgctcatctccacccctccgcttctattggccggctgccgtgtgacgtcgctgtgacgccgaacgtccctcccacttcaggaagtggacgttcaccgcccacagcgaggtcgtccggaaggtaagtgcgtgtgacgggggttaaacaagtttgtgcgccacgggcagcgatttgcccgtgacgcaaaaatgacaggggcgggtaatcactcgtgctatcgcacgatagatcgactcgtgtaaagcaggcttaaggctccaTACAATGTGTACAATGGCTGTTCTCGGGTGCTGGCGTTCTCCTTCCAGGCACTTTCATAGGGCTTTCAGACTCCCAATTTTGGAATCAGTGGGTATATCAGTGGTGGGATCCACAGTGATCAACAAGTTATCCTGATTACCCTAAAAGTAGCACCACAATTCCTTCATTCTAAAGTTTACTGGGAGTCCATGACCATGGtactacaaaaaaataaaaacacaaaacaaagcCCCTTAGGGCACTGCAATTGCCATTAGTGGAAATGTGATGTAAACTGGTTTGGCACTGGTTTTGGAAGCCATGTTTCCAGTCTTTGATGCTGAACAACCCAAATTGTAATGTAACACAGGTTCCCAGTGACACACAACATCaggcttatacatatatatactttaTTACACGTTTAGTAAGATCCAGGTCTACAATTTGAGGTTGGTGCGGTCGTGGTATTTCTGGTAGGGGTCGTCGATATACCAGTTCCTCCTCTTCCAGAAGGACGAGGTCATCTTATCTAGCAGTTTGCTCTGCGTTTTGTTACAGAATACGATTTCTCGGAGACGCTTCTTCCTGGCGGCCGACTTCTTCCACAGCTTCTTTTTATAACCGGCCTGTAAAATATTAGGTGTTACAATAAAGATGGCGCCTTATTTGCACATCATTAAAAGGGCTAAACACTATAACACTTTAGCTGTCAGATGGCCGGATGTTATTAAAAGCCAGGAGCAGACCATGCCCCTAATGTGTGACATAacgtcccagaagggagggggagccCCGAGGAGCAGATCCACCATCACATTCAGCAGCAGCTCCTATCAGGATTATAAACAACAGTATGGATGTTAGTTTTATAGTTTATCAAGGTGTGTCCAGTAgaatactttttattttatttttttaatttgcccTGGAGTGCCCCTTTAAATGGCAAAACTCTactcttttttttcttctaattcGGATATTCAAATATCTGCTGGATGATAAAAGACTGGAAGAAAGGGGTTAATCCATACTGCCATGGACAAGAAAACTGTGAAGAATAGGGATTTGTTGACGCTTTCAGAAGTTAAAAacttcattaaaaaaataaaatcgattgcgattgtcctgaagaaggagttttaAGTCTGAAAcgcgttaaaaaaaataaatcaagattAATCCTACAGTTTTCTCCTCCATGGAGCGCGGGTCATCCCCTTCCTACCAGTGTTTTAGCatctactgtatttttcagactataacatGTACTTTTAATCCCAAAAATTTGTAAGGAAAATgagaggtgtgtcttataatctgaatgtagattCCCGGGGGATGGTAGAgaggcaggggagatgctgtgGGCAGTGCTGATGGTAATGTCAGGCTGTGCTTGCTGCGGTaggtgaggcaggggcaatgctgcgagcTGTGGGTACTGTGCTGTGCTGGTGCTCGCTACAGGGGGTGAGGCAGGGGCGaaggggcaatgctgcaggctgtGGGCACTACGCTGTGCTGGTGCTCGCTACGGGGgggtgaggcaggggcaatgctgcggactGTGGGCACTGCGCTGTGCTGGTGGTCGCTACGGGGTGgggtgaggcaggggcaatgctgcgggctgtggGCACTGCGCTGGTGCTCGCTACGGGgggtgaggcaggggcaatgctgtgggctgtgGGAACTGTGCTGCACTGGTGCTcgctacggggggggggggggggggaggcaggggcaatgctgcaggctgtgggcactgtgctgtgctggTGCTCGCTACGCGGgggtgaggcaggggcaatgctgtgggctgtgGGCACTGTGCAGTGCTGGTGCTCGCTACGGGGGGGTGAggtaggggcaatgctgcgggctgtggACACTGTGCAGTGCTGGTGCTCGCTACGGGGGGTGAggtaggggcaatgctgcgggccgTGGGCACTGTGCAGTGCTGGTGCTCACTACGGGGGGGGTGTGAGGTAGGGGGAATCCTGCAGGCTGTGGGCACTGTGCTGTGCTCACTGCTGGTGAGGCACGAGACATCCTGAAAATGACATCAgtacaggcttcaaagaaatggtgcttggagtcggcgcatgcgcagatggacctcaaggctcaagatctcatctgcgcacgcgtcaCCTCCGGTCCATTGCTCTCCCAGTAACAGACTTAGTAAAATGGCGCACAGAagtggcacatgcacagatgagatcttggctcgtCTTTGAGtcaatagctcaatctgcacacgtgccaactccgggcgtcatttctttgaagcctgcaccgccgacagtttctggatgttcctgtcTCATAGCGCCACTGAGCATCGCCCtattccaccaccgcccctgcctcctgtgaccccactacaCTACCGCTGCTGCACCctcccccggtaagacaccaccggattataaaacaaacccccatatttttttttctaaatttgggatgcatcttataaaacgaaaaatacggtattaaccGTGTAACTCCTGCAGCCGAATTAGGCTTTTCAGTAGTTGCGGCTCTCACAACCCACGATTCCTTATTCATAACCTCCTTGGTGTCAAAGTTAAGACTTTATTTTGGTGTCTCTCCAGCCACTTTCCTATTCGCCCCTTTTATTTGGTAATACGATGTgggtttatttattatatttttctttcttttcatagaaaaataaaaaaaaaaaaaaaaaaaatcaataaaaaaaaaacattaaaaaaaataaattaataaaaaagtcGTTTAGTCGGGAAGGTATACACTTCCAAAAAATGGCTTTTTTATTTAGTGCACCCAACATGGGTGGTGCTCAAAGGGAAATTATGCAAAGTGGCCCAAAAAGGCCCCACCCCAAGACTCTTGTGAGCACCGCCCCCTTGTAAATACTGGGTATACTATATAAATAGTGACCAAAGAGCTAAAACTAGACACTTGTGACCCGATACTGATGAAATTGATGGGATTATTTATTTTCACCATTAAATTACCGATTCCTGAGCTTCCAGCACAATCGCTGAGACACTGCAGGGGACACAGGCACCTCCAACGGGGTTGTAACCCAAATTCTGTAGAGTcagatctttttcagaaaaatgacggtgtgaaggtggtctgagctgtagtatgtttgtttaaacgtaataagaatatctgtgtatataaataatcaaaatgtagatgtagttgcataataatctgtctgtctatgtagcaattgcacagatctataaaagttgtatagtcatgaaggggttaccaaggataagtgaacagatgtacaaataatggaagttttcaaataatgagcaacagtcttatcagtaatgtttacacagaaagaatgttttaacaaACAAAGATATGCTGGGAGAAAATAAGGAGTTGAATACTCCTTACTCCCttgttctagcttcaaggttagaaATGCAgattgtataattgggtgtcttggaatacacgagttcagtgaatgacgctggctgaaagagagaacatgtcttatgtattcattgtctgatacattgatatatcggcactgatatacagctaatacggcacagtctctgaatatcccaaacgaagactccattagcagtcttcacccaaattcctcccttgataaCGGTACCTTTCTCCGAATCCACAGTCCACAGTGCAAACGCATAAAGCGTTTGATGACAGATCTCACAGACTTGCCCTTCCCCTTCCGGAGGCTTATATATGTGATGGTCCTCGAAGGCTGATGAAGGAGGCTCGGAAGCAATGGAGTCACACTAAGGAGACAAAAGCAGGGGCTAAGCTTCCCATAAAAAAAAGATCACTGGTAAAAGACATCCAAACCCATTGTTCAGGTGGTTATTTAGTATAAATCATCTGTGTACATGAGGAATAGCATTATTTccggccattatatgacttgtatcctgcaggTTACCCTTCTTCGGGCTCTCTCTCTAatgttcagttgtctctgagctggtgggtggagactatcTGTGAAAATCCTCGTCAGAAATGATGTACAATTCTGATAATAAACTTCCAAGTAAATTCAATATCCTCACACCAagcctgacagctgcagcttgtactaggCAGTGTTAGATCTCAACAGAAAGGaagcacactgaggagctgacaaggagattaggtgggtggagattcagtaacaggaaggaggcacactgaggagctgacagtgAGGCTAGGTGcgtagagattcagcagcagggaggaggcacactgaggagctgacagtgaggctaggtgggtggagattcagcagcagggaggaggcacactgaggagctgacagtgagattaggtgggtggagattcagtagcagggaggaggcacactgaggagctgacagtgagattaggtgggtggagattcagaaacagggaggaggcacactgagcAGCTGACAGTGAGGTTAGGTGGgttgagattcagcagcagggtggaggcacactgaggagctgacagtgaggctaggtgggtggagaatcagcagcagggaggaggcacactgaggagctgacagtgAGATTAGGTGGGTGgagaatcagcagcagggaggaggcacactgaggagctgacagtgagattaggtgggtggagattcatcattcgggtggaggcacactgaggagctgacagtgagattaggtgggcagagattcatcattcgggtggaggcacattgaggagctgacAGTGAGATTAGGTGGGCAGAGATTCATCATTCGGGtggaggcacactgaggagctgacagtgagattaggtgggcagagattcatcattcgggtggaggcacactgaggagctgacagtgagattaggtgggtggagattcagcagcagggaggaggcacactgaTGAGCTGACAGTGAGATTAGGTGGGtggaaattcagcagcagggaggaggcacactgaTGAGCTGACAGTGAgattaggtgggtggagattcagcagcagggaggaggcacactgaggagctgacatttagattaggtgggtggagattcagcagcagggaggaggcacactgaTGAGCTGACAGTGAGATTAGGTGGGTGGAAATTCAGcaggaggcacactgaggagctgacagtgAGATTAGGTgggaggagattcagcagcagggaggaggcacactgaggagtTGACAGTGAgattaggtgggtggagattcagcagcagggaggaggcacactgaggagctgacagtgaggctaggtgggtggagattcagcagcagggaggaggcacactgaggagctgacagtgagattaggtgggtggagattcagtagcagggaggaggcacactgaggagctgacagtgAGATTAGGTGGGTGgagaatcagcagcagggaggaggcacactgaggagctgacagtgaggttaggtgggtggagattcatcattcgggtggaggcacactgaggagctgacagtgagattaggtgggcagagattcatcattcgggtggaggcacactgaggagctgacagtgagattaggtgggcagagattcatcattcgggtggaggcacactgaggagctgacagtgagattaggtgggcagagattcatcattcgggtggaggcacactgaggagctgacagtgagattaggtgggcagagattcatcattcgggtggaggcacactgaggagctgacagtgagattaggtgggcagagattcatcattcgggtggaggcacactgaggagctgacagtgagattaggtgggtggagattcagcagcagggaggaggcacactgaggagctgacagtgagattaggtgggtggagattcagcagcagggaggaggcacactgaggagctgacagtgagattaggtgggtggagattcagcagcagggaggaggcacactgaTGAGCTGACAGTGAGATTAGGTGGGtggaaattcagcagcagggaggaggcacactgaTGAGCTGACAGTGAgattaggtgggtggagattcagcagcagggaggaggcacactgaTGAGCTGACAGTGAGATTAGGTGGGTGGAAATTCAGcaggaggcacactgaggagctgacaatcaggctAGGTGAACATAGACTATTTAATCCTTTTGAAGGTTTACAGTTTGTCATATGAACATTGATtaccaaagtaagtacaccagtctcatcaggtctaagaaaaacatttaataatgtatacagtttatagtataaaatctggtgacagacctGCAGACAATCTCTGTAACACCATACACCAGGGAGGTGCCCATTTACCTGCTCAGAATGGCGCTGCCCTGTGCTGGGGCCGGGTTATGTGCTGCTGGCAGGAACACGCTCCGTGTGGATCTGATGAGAGGGGAGCACAGCGCAGACGAGTGGCACATGTAGCTGGACATACATGGATTTACCAGCGGCCTCAGGAGAGCTGGTGACAAAAAGAAAGATCAAAATAAAACTTGACTGACATGGAGGACTGTGATGACGGCCGTATTCGTTATCGCCCCCTCCGCCTAAAACGACAAATTACTAAAAGGGCCACAAACCTGGGGAGCCAAATGTAGACTGGGGGAACGCTCTTGGCCATTGTCTGCAAAACAATGAATAAAAAAGAAaactaaaatgttaaaaaaaaagtacATAAAGAGGTAATCACAGAGAAAAACATTCTTGTTCTTGTTCCCTCAATGTGCAATACAGAAAGAAAAGGTCTTATTACTACCTAGAAACTGTCAACAATCTGAGATCACATAAGCTGCGTCCTCAGCAGAACACAGGAAACTCAGTGATGAAAGgacacaggatagtccggatggtggataagccccaatcaaggtccaaggaaattcaagctgtcctgcaggctcagggggcatcagtgtcagcagaAACTATCCATTGATATTTCAATGAAATGAAACTGTATGGAGGAGACCCTGGAGGACCCCTCTGCTGACgcagagaaataaaaaataaagctagactgcagtttgccaaaatgtacatcagTAACCAAAATCTTTCTggaaaagcgtcttgtggacagatgagaccaagctagagctttttggaaaagcccatcattctgctgtttaccaaaaatggaatgaggcctacaaagaaaagaacaccatacctacagtcacacatggtggaggtcagaaatgttttggttgttttgctgcctctgggtgCCTTGATTGTGTGTAAGagatcataaaatctgaagattttggtgggcaatgtagtgcccagcgtCATAAATCTGGGCATACGCCTATGtcttgggtcttccagcaggacaccgGCTCCTGGGACGTCCTGACGATGCCCCCTgggacaggggcggacatatcattggtgcagccacacAAGGGGTCAGAAATCAGGGGGCCATTTGTACCCCCAAAGCAGGTGGCATTGTGCATTATGAAGTTATTGGGCAGCAAAGGGCCCCTATCGTGTTCTTGCACAAAGGCCCCTTCTATGTCCGCCAGTGCCCTGGGACATTCAATATTGAGAGGTGTCACCGTCCATCTAAGGTCACAAACAGACATTGTGCACAATTGTAActtccagctttgtgggaacagtttctgTGCCCTGTGCTGCAGCACTACAAGCCCCAGAAAGATTACAAACTGAATATATAGAACAGCAAATGCCAGGCTGCCCGGCCCCATCACACTGTGCCCTCTGCTGGAGGTGATGTACACAGGCTGCCCGGCCCCTGTATACTGCCCGCTGTGTACAgactgcgccctctgctggaggcatgtacacaggctgcccggccccgtatactgcccgctgtgtacagactgcgccctctgctggagaggatgtacacaggctgcccggcccctgtatactgcccgctgtgtacagactgcgccctctgctggaggggatgtacacaggctgcccggccccgtatactgcccgctgtgtacagactgcgccctctgctggagggGATGTACACGGGCTGCCCGGCCCCTGTATACTGCCCGCTGTGTACAgactgcgccctctgctggagggatgtacacaggctgcccggcccctgtatactgcccactgtgtacagactgcgccccctgctggaggcatgtacacaggctgcccggccccgtatactgcccgctgtgtacagactgcgccctctgctggagggGATGTACACAGGCTGCCCGGCCCCTGTATACTGCCCGCTGTGTACAGACTGTGCCCTCTGCTGGAGGAGATGTACACAGGCTGCCCGGCCCCTGTATACTGCCCACTGTGTACAgactgcgccctctgctggaggagatgtacacaggctgcccggcccctgtatacagactgcgccctctgctggagggatgtacacaggctgcccggcccctgtatactgcccgctgtgtacagactgcgccctctgctggaggagatgtacacaggctgcccggcccctgtatacagactgcgccctctgctggagggATGTACACAGGCTGCCCGGCCCCTGTATACTGCCCGCTGTGTACAGACTGCGTCCTCTGCTGGAGGGGATGTACACAGGCTGCCCGGCCCCTGTATACTGCCCGCTGTGTACAgactgcgccctctgctggaggatatgtacacaggctgcccggcccctgtatactgcctgctgtgtacaGACTGCGCACTCTGCTGGTGGGGATGTGCACAGGCTGCCCGGCCCCTGTTTACTGCCCGCTGTGTACAGACTGCGAACTCTGCTGGAGGGGATGTACACAGGCTGCCCGGCCCCTGTATACTGCCCGCTGTGTACAgactgcgccctctgctggaggagatgtacacaggctgcccggcccctgtatactgcccgctgtgtacagactgcgccctctgctggaggcatgtacacaggctgcccggcccctgtatactgcctgctgtgtacaGACTGCGCACTCTGCTGGTGGGGATGTGCACAGGCTGCCCGGCCCCTGTATACTGCCCGCTGTGTACAGACTGCGAACTCTGCTGGAGGGGATGTACACAGGCTGCCCGGCCCCTGTATACTGCCCGCTGTGTACAGACTGCGCACTCTGCTGGTGGGGATGTGCACAGGCTGCCCGGCCCCTGTATACTGCCCGCTGTGTACAGATTGCGCCCTCTGCTGGAGGCATGTACACAGGCTGCCCGGCCCCTGTATACTGCCCGCTGTGTACAGACTGTGCCCTCTGCTGGAGGAGATGTACACAGGCTGCCCGGCCcctgtatactgcctgctgtgtacaGACTGCGCAATCTGCTGGTGGGGATGTGCACAGGCTGCCCGGCCCCTGTATACTGCCCGCTGTGTACAgactgcgccctctgctggaggcATGTACACAGGCTGCCCGGCCCCTGTATACTGCCCGCTGTGTACAGACTGCGTCCTCTGCTGGAGGGATGTACACAGGCTGCCCGGCCCCTGTATACTGCCCACTGTGTACAGACTGCACCCTCTGCTGGAGGCATATACACAGGCTGCCCGGCCCCTGTATACTGCCCGCTGTGTACAGACTGTGCCCTCTGCTGGAGGCATGTACACAGGCTGCCCGGCCcctgtatactgcctgctgtgtacaGACTGCGCACTCTGCTGGTGGGGATGTACACAGGCTGCCCGGCCCCTGTATACTGCCCGCTGAGTACAgactgcgccctctgctggagggatgtacacaggctgcccggcccctgtatactgcccgctgtgtacagactgcgccctctgctggagggATGTACACAGGCTGCCCGGCCCCTGTATACTGCCCGCTGTGTACAGACTGCGCACTCTGCTGGAGGGGATGTACACGGGCTGCCCGGCCCCTGTATACTGCCCGCTGTGTACAGACTGCGAACTCTGCTGGAGGGGATGTACACAGGCTGCCCGGCCCCTGTATACTGCCCGCTGTGTACAGACTGCGCACTCTGCTGGAGGCATGTACACAGGCTGCCCGGCCCCTGTATACTGCCCGCTGTGTACAgactgcgccctctgctggagggGATGTACACGGGCTGCCCGGCCCCTGTATACTGCCCGCTGTGTACAGACTGCGAACTCTGCTGGAGGGGATGTACACAGGCTGTCCGGCCCCTGTATACTGCCCGCTGTGTACAGACTGCGCAATCTGCTGGTGGGGGATGTGCACAGGCTGCCCGGCCCCTGTATACTGCCCGCTGTGTACAgactgcgccctctgctggaggcATGTACACAGGCTGCCCGGCCCCTGTATACTGCCCGCTGTGTACAGACTGCACCCTCTGCTGGAGGGATGTACACAGGCTGCCCGGCCCCTGTATACTGCCCACTGTGTACAGACTGCACCCTCTGCTGGAGGCATATACACAGGCTGCCCGGCCCCTGTATACTGCCCGCTGTGTACAGACTGTGCCCTCTGCTGGAGGCATGTACACAGGCTGCCCGGCCcctgtatactgcctgctgtgtacaGACTGCGCACTCTGCTGGTGGGGATGTGCACAGGCTGCCCGGCCCCTGTATACTGCCCGCTGTGTACAgactgcgccctctgctggaggggatgtacacaggctgcccggcccctgtatactgcccgctgtgtacagactgcaccctctgctggtggggatgtacacaggctgcccggcccctgtatactgcctgctgtgtacaGACTGCGCAATCTGCTGGTGGGGGATGTGCACAGGCTGCCCGGCCCCTGTATACTGCCCGCTGTGTACAgactgcgccctctgctggaggcatgtacacaggctgcccggcccctgtatactgcccgctgtgtacagactgcgccctctgctggagggATGTACACAGGCTGCCCGGCCCCTGTATACTGCCCACTGTGTACAGACTGCACCCTCTGCTGGAGGCATATACACAGGCTGCCCGGCCCCTGTATACTGCCCGCTGTGTACAGACTGTGCCCTCTGCTGGAGGCATGTACACAGGCTGCCCGGCCcctgtatactgcctgctgtgtacaGACTGCGCACTCTGCTGGTGGGGATGTGCACAGGCTGCCCGGCCCCTGTATACTGCCCGCTGTGTACAgactgcgccctctgctgg contains:
- the MRPL35 gene encoding large ribosomal subunit protein bL35m produces the protein MALSWGQLRAVCARTGPLLRQWPRAFPQSTFGSPALLRPLVNPCMSSYMCHSSALCSPLIRSTRSVFLPAAHNPAPAQGSAILSSVTPLLPSLLHQPSRTITYISLRKGKGKSVRSVIKRFMRLHCGLWIRRKAGYKKKLWKKSAARKKRLREIVFCNKTQSKLLDKMTSSFWKRRNWYIDDPYQKYHDRTNLKL